From the Candidatus Nanopelagicus hibericus genome, the window CGCGTTTGTGTAAGCCTCAACAGCCTCACGGCGCTTTTTAGCCTCCCTGGATAAAACTGTAATCACTTCCGCGTCAATCAATACCTTTGCGCTCTTACCCGCAACCTCTTCATTGGTAATAGCAGCAAGCAGCATTCTGATGGTGCCGCTTTTGACCGCATCTTGAGAGCGAATCGCATCGGTTAAATCTGACTGTAGTTTTTCTTTTAGTCCCATAGCGGTATCTTCTCATGCCTATGGCATACAAAGTGCGCACCTCTACCTTGCCCCTGCTCCCTAAGGGTGCTAAACCAATTAAAGTCCTGCATTTTTCTGATCTTCATCTGCACCCTAGAAAAAAGCGTGAGATTGCAGATATCAAAACCTTTATTGATTTAAAACCTGATTTAGTGATTAGCACAGGTGATTTTCTTGCCCACAAAGATGGGGTCGATATCGCACTTAACGCACTAGGTGAGCTTCTTGATCTGCCAGGTTTATTTGTCTTTGGTTCTAATGATTACTACGCACCTAGTTTTAAAAACCCCTTTTCTTACTTAAGAAAAGATAATGGAGAGCGCAAGCTAGGTGAGAAGTTGCCTTGGCAGAGATTGCAAAAACAGTTAACAAAGCGAGGTTGGCAAGATTTAAATCACAATAAAGTTAAGTTAAAGGTAAACGGAGTAGTAATTGAAGCACGTGGTACAGATGATGCTCACTTAGAGTTAGATGATTATCGTAAGGTTGAAGGAAGAGTGAGTAATACTGCAGATATTGCAATTGGTGTAACTCACGCGCCATATGAACGAGTGCTCGCTGGGATGGCGCAGGATAAATTAGATTTAATATTTGCAGGTCATACTCATGGTGGTCAGATTAGATTGCCTTGGCCGGGGGGGAGTAAATCACTTACTACAAATTGTGATTTAGAAAATTGGCGATCTCGCGGAGTTACTAAGGTAAATGATGAACCTTGGCTTAATGTCTCAGCCGGTATGGGCATGAGCCCTTTTGCGCCAATTAGATTTGTATGTCCGCCTGAAGTCTCCCTAATCACATTAACTGCTTAAGGTAGGCTTTAATAATGAATCTAATTTCAAATAAATTACATCGCCTGTATTTAGTAATCACTCTGCTTTTAGTAATTCCAGATACCTTCTATTGGTACACACTTAATGATTACTCCAATTACCAAGATGCCTTGACTGCTATCACTAGCTCAACTGGACTTACCTGGTTAATCGTTAGCTACTTAGCGGTATTTTTTGCAATCTTTGCTCAAAACCTTGAGATGCGAGCCTTTTTAACAGTTGCTGCTTTTGTTACCCGTATTTTCTTCCTGGTTTGGCTAACTGATATCTGGCGTTCTAATGAGGTCGGCTTTACCCAGGTAATTAAAAATGTTTTTGTTAAAACTGGTGAGGCTCCATATGTTGAAGCTTTTGCAACAGTTGCACTGATTCCAATGGTTTTATCTTTAATTGTTCAAAAAACTCAAGTGGCAAACCTTCTTACTGGTTTAGTTAATTTCCTAAAGGCACCATCGAATAAAACTCACCAAGTTGTCTTTTACACAGCTTCAGCAACAATCTATCTGTTAGCACTAATTGGAATGGTTAGATCACTATTAGATAATTATGATCTGGCGGCCTCTGATCTGCCATCAGGTGTTACTCAGAGTTTAATTTGGTTAGTTGTATTGGGTGTAATTCAAATTGCTTTGAAATTGCTAATTCTAGGACTTGGACTTCTTGCTTCACTTTGGGCATGGATTAGTTGGCAGGCAGATATTAAAACTGTTCTTGGACACATGAAAGATTTTAAATTATCTGAGTATCTAACTAGAAAAGTTGCCTCCTACCTATACACCTTCTACTTTGTATTTATCATTGGGTTAGCCGCTGTTGGTATTCCAATTTATGCTTCAACTACATATGGCATAAATCAAGATTATGCAGCATTTCCAATGGTGGTATTAGCTGGAGTAATTGTTACTTTCTTAGTAATTCTTGCAATCCGCTTAGTATTTGAGTTAGCGGTTGCAGTGGTTCATATTGCTGAAAATACAAAAGGTGGATTAAGAAAGTAAATTAGTTAGATTTTGATTTAGCCTTTTCTAAATCAGCATCCACCATTAACTTTGCTAACTCATTCCAGTGTGTTTTCGCCTTCCAGCCAAGTACTTTTTCAGCCTTTGATGGGTCACCGATTAACGCGTCAACCTCAGTTGGTCTTTCATAACGCTTATCTACTTCAACATGATCTTTGTAATCAAGTCCTACATGTTCAAAGGCTGCTTGAGCGAAATCTTTAACAGTGGCGCCAACCCCGGTAGCAACTACATAATCACCGGGCTTATCTTGCTGAAGCATCAACCACATTGACTCCACGTACTCCTTTGCATATCCCCAGTCACGCACAGCATCTAAATTACCTAGATATAACTTGTCTTTGCCACCGGTTGCAATCTTGGTAACAGCTCTTGTTATTTTTCTGGTAACAAATGTTTCACCTCGCCGAGGTGATTCATGGTTAAACAAAATTCCATTTGTGGCATGCACTCCATATGCCTCACGATAATTAACTGTTGACCAGTAAGCCATTAACTTTGCTGCTGCATAAGGGCTTCTTGGCCTAAATACTGAATCTTCATTTTGTGGTGGTGGAGTTGATCCATAAAGCTCACTAGTGCTTGCTTGGTAATAACGACATATAATTCCTGATGCTCGAATTGATTCAAGGAGGGCAACTGCACCTACCGCATCAACTTGGGCTGTGTATTGAGGCATAGTGAATGAAACTTGAACGTGAGATTGTGCGCCCAAGTTATAAACTTCAGTTGGCTGAATCTGATGAATCAAATTAGTCATATTTACACCATCAGTTAAATCACCATAATGCAGGATCAATTTTGGATTTGGAGTGTGAGGATCTTGGTAGATGTGATCTATACGAGCGGTATTAAATGAGCTAGAGCGGCGAATAAGTCCGTGTACTTCATATCCTTTTTCAAGGAGAAACTCTGTCAGGTATGAACCATCTTGTCCGGTGATACCGGTGATAAATGCAATCTTCTTAGACAAAATGGCTCCTTACTTATTTTGTAGATACCACTCTACAGTGGATGCGATGCCTTGATCTAATGAAATTAATGGTTTCCAGCCTAAATTAGCAATCTTTGATGAATCTAGAACTTTTCTCATCGTGCCATCGGGTTTATTTGCATCCCAACTAATTTCACCACTGAATCCAACAGCTTTGGAAATCTTGCCTGCCAAATCCTTAATGGATACCTCTTGGCCTGATCCAACATTGATTTGCTTGGAATCATCGTATTTATCCATACAAAACACCACCGCTTTAGCAAAGTCATCTACGTGCATAAATTCACGAAGCGGTGCACCACTTCCCCATAAAATTACCTGGCCATTACCTGATCGCTTTGCCTCAATAAACTTTCGAATAAGAACCGGCAGCACATGCCCATTTTCTAAATCAAAATTATCATTTGACCCATACATGTTTGTTGGCATTACCGAAATCCATTTATATCCATACTCTTTGCGATAAGACTTGACTAATTCAATACCAGCAATTTTTGCCACTGCGTAAGCTGAGTTTGTCTGCTCAAGCTCGCCTGTAAGTAAATACTCCTCTTTTATTGGCTGGGCACAATCCCTTGGGTAAATACAACTAGAACCTAGGAAAACGAATTTTGAAACCTTAGCTGCATGAGCCGCGTCCATAAGGTTAGATTGAATTTGTAAATTCTGGGATAGAAATTCAACTGGATAGGAGTTATTGCCACCGATCCCACCGACTTTGGCCGCAGAATCAATAATGGCTGTTGGCTTAAGATCCTTTATAAATTCAAAAGTTTTATCTCGATCTAGTAAGTCAACATCTTTACTAGATACACCAATCACTTCTTGATTTAATCGATTGAGCTCTCTGACAATTGCTGAGCCAACTAAACCAGAGCCGCCAGCTACCAAAATTGTCATGTACTTAGCCTAGCGTTAGGTTTTTTAAAACTCGGCCGCAACCAACTCTGCAATTTGAGCAGTATTAAGCGCTGCCCCCTTTCGCAGGTTATCGCCGCAAACAAATAGGTCTATTGCATTTGGATCATCTAGAGATCTTCTAACCCGGCCAACCCAAGTGGGATCAGTACCCACAACATCTACTGGCGTTGGAAACTTATAGTTTTCTGGATCATCAACTAATTCAACTCCTGCTGCATTTCTTAATACCTCTTGAGCTACAGAGCGTGAGACTTCCTTATCAAAAATTGCATGAACAGCTAGCGAATGAGTTGTTAGCACTGGAACTCGAACACATGTGGCTGAAACCTTTAAATCAGCTAGCCCTAGTATTTTTCTGGATTCATTTCTAACCTTTAACTCTTCAGATGAGTAACCATCCTCCTTTAGTGAGCCTGCCCAGGGAATTACATTAAGTGCAAGGGGATCTGAAAATGGGCCAAAGTCTTTCACAACTTTTCTAATATCTCCTGCTTCATCACCTAAACTTTTATTTGCAACTAAATTTATTTGCTCTCGCAAAATATCTAAGCCACCTTGGCCAGCACCGGAAGCGGCTTGGTAGGAGGCAACAACTAATTCCTTTAATCCATACTCTTTGTGCAAAGCACCCATAGCTACGATCATGGAAAGGGTGGTGCAATTCGGATTAGAAATTATTCCTTTTGGTCGATTCTTTATCTCTTGTGGATTTACTTCTGGCACAACCAATGGCACATCTTTATCCATTCGAAACGCGCCGGAGTTATCAACTACTACAGCTCCATTACTTGCAGCAATTGGCGCCCACTCTTTAGAAACCTCGTCCGGCACATCAAACATTGCAATAT encodes:
- a CDS encoding metallophosphoesterase, giving the protein MPMAYKVRTSTLPLLPKGAKPIKVLHFSDLHLHPRKKREIADIKTFIDLKPDLVISTGDFLAHKDGVDIALNALGELLDLPGLFVFGSNDYYAPSFKNPFSYLRKDNGERKLGEKLPWQRLQKQLTKRGWQDLNHNKVKLKVNGVVIEARGTDDAHLELDDYRKVEGRVSNTADIAIGVTHAPYERVLAGMAQDKLDLIFAGHTHGGQIRLPWPGGSKSLTTNCDLENWRSRGVTKVNDEPWLNVSAGMGMSPFAPIRFVCPPEVSLITLTA
- a CDS encoding DUF4282 domain-containing protein: MNLISNKLHRLYLVITLLLVIPDTFYWYTLNDYSNYQDALTAITSSTGLTWLIVSYLAVFFAIFAQNLEMRAFLTVAAFVTRIFFLVWLTDIWRSNEVGFTQVIKNVFVKTGEAPYVEAFATVALIPMVLSLIVQKTQVANLLTGLVNFLKAPSNKTHQVVFYTASATIYLLALIGMVRSLLDNYDLAASDLPSGVTQSLIWLVVLGVIQIALKLLILGLGLLASLWAWISWQADIKTVLGHMKDFKLSEYLTRKVASYLYTFYFVFIIGLAAVGIPIYASTTYGINQDYAAFPMVVLAGVIVTFLVILAIRLVFELAVAVVHIAENTKGGLRK
- the gmd gene encoding GDP-mannose 4,6-dehydratase; amino-acid sequence: MSKKIAFITGITGQDGSYLTEFLLEKGYEVHGLIRRSSSFNTARIDHIYQDPHTPNPKLILHYGDLTDGVNMTNLIHQIQPTEVYNLGAQSHVQVSFTMPQYTAQVDAVGAVALLESIRASGIICRYYQASTSELYGSTPPPQNEDSVFRPRSPYAAAKLMAYWSTVNYREAYGVHATNGILFNHESPRRGETFVTRKITRAVTKIATGGKDKLYLGNLDAVRDWGYAKEYVESMWLMLQQDKPGDYVVATGVGATVKDFAQAAFEHVGLDYKDHVEVDKRYERPTEVDALIGDPSKAEKVLGWKAKTHWNELAKLMVDADLEKAKSKSN
- a CDS encoding GDP-L-fucose synthase family protein translates to MTILVAGGSGLVGSAIVRELNRLNQEVIGVSSKDVDLLDRDKTFEFIKDLKPTAIIDSAAKVGGIGGNNSYPVEFLSQNLQIQSNLMDAAHAAKVSKFVFLGSSCIYPRDCAQPIKEEYLLTGELEQTNSAYAVAKIAGIELVKSYRKEYGYKWISVMPTNMYGSNDNFDLENGHVLPVLIRKFIEAKRSGNGQVILWGSGAPLREFMHVDDFAKAVVFCMDKYDDSKQINVGSGQEVSIKDLAGKISKAVGFSGEISWDANKPDGTMRKVLDSSKIANLGWKPLISLDQGIASTVEWYLQNK
- a CDS encoding aspartate-semialdehyde dehydrogenase; this encodes MSNKPSLAVVGATGAVGTVMLNILSKRENVYGEIRLIASAKSAGKKLTCRGEELTVVALSPEAFEGIDIAMFDVPDEVSKEWAPIAASNGAVVVDNSGAFRMDKDVPLVVPEVNPQEIKNRPKGIISNPNCTTLSMIVAMGALHKEYGLKELVVASYQAASGAGQGGLDILREQINLVANKSLGDEAGDIRKVVKDFGPFSDPLALNVIPWAGSLKEDGYSSEELKVRNESRKILGLADLKVSATCVRVPVLTTHSLAVHAIFDKEVSRSVAQEVLRNAAGVELVDDPENYKFPTPVDVVGTDPTWVGRVRRSLDDPNAIDLFVCGDNLRKGAALNTAQIAELVAAEF